In Gammaproteobacteria bacterium, the sequence TCATAGGCTGCGCCGCCAACCAGGCCGTATTCCAGCTCAACATCCAGGCCGTCACGCTTGAGCGCGTCCAGCAGCTTTACCGCCTCGGCCATGATTTCCTGGCCGATACCGTCGCCAGGGAGAACGAGAATCTTTTTCGTCATGTGTCTCTACCTCGAATATGAATAGTATTCAGAACAACCACGGCGCTTCCTGCTTGCGCCGTTGTTCATAAGCCTTGATATCGTCGACATGCTGCAAGGTCAGGCCAATATCATCAAGCCCGTTAACCAGGCAATGCTTGCGGAACGGGTCCACGTCAAAGCTGATGGTCTCACCCGTCGGCCGGGCAATGGTTTGTGACTCGAGATTGACCTCAAGCTGATAGCCTTCGGTCAACTCCACGTCATTAAACAACTGGCCAACAACGGCTTCGTCCAGCACGATGGGCAATACGCCATTCTTGAAGCAGTTATTGAAAAAGATATCGGCAAAGCTCGGTGCAATAATCACGCGGAAGCCGTAATCCTCCAGCGCCCACGGCGCATGTTCCCGCGATGAACCGCAACCGAAGTTCTCGCGCGCAACAAGTATGCTGGCACCCTGGTAGCGTGGCTGGTTCAATACAAAATCCGGGTTCAACGGACGCGTGCTGTTATCCATGCCCGGCTCGCCGTGATCGTGATAGCGCCATTCGTCAAACAGGTTAGGGCCAAAGCCGCTGCGCTTGATGGATTTCAGGAACTGCTTCGGAATAATGGCATCGGTATCGACATTGGGACGATCCATGGGCGCAACAATGCCGCTGAAGGTTGCAAATTTTTTCATGACGCGCCTCCCTGTACTTTCCTGACATCGACAAAATGACCGGCAACAGCGGCCGCGGCGGCCATGGCAGGACTAACCAGGTGTGTACGGCCACCCTGCCCCTGTCGCCCCTCAAAGTTACGGTTGGATGTTGAGGCGCAACGCTCGCCCGGCTCCAGCCGGTCGGCGTTCATGGCAAGACACATGGAACAACCCGGCTCACGCCACTCAAACCCGGCTTCAACAAAAATCTTGTCGAGCCCCTCCTGTTCAGCCTGCTGCTTCACCAGCCCGGAACCAGGCACCACCAGCGCCTGGCTGACATTGGCGGCAACCTTCTTGCCCTTGGCCACCGCGGCTGCAGCACGCAGATCTTCAATACGCGAATTGGTACAGGAACCAATGAACACCTTGTCCACCCTGATATCACTGATGGCGGTTCCGGCTTCAAGGCCCATATAGGCCAGCGCCTTTTTCATGCCATTGGCCTTGACGCTGTCCTGCTCATCAGCCGGGTTCGGAACCTTGTCGTTTACCGCAACCACCATTTCCGGCGATGTACCCCAGGTCACTTGCGGTTCAATACCGGCGGCATCAATCACCACCTCTTTATCGAATACAGCATCGGCATCACTGACCAGGTTGCGCCACTGGCTTACCGCCATATCCCAGTGTTCCGCCTTGGGCGAATACGGGCGATCCCTGAAGTAATCGATGGTCTTGTCATCCACTGCCACCATACCGGCACGGGCGCCGGCCTCAATGGCCATGTTGCAAACAGTCATGCGTCCTTCAACAGAAAGATCCATAATGCCCTGGCCGGCAAACTCAATGGCATAACCGGTGCCACCGGCAGTACCGATCTCGCCGATAATGGCGAGCACGATATCCTTGGCCGTCACGCCATCACCAACCGCACCTTCTACGGTTACGCGCATGGCCTTGGACTTTTTCTGCACCAGGCATTGCGTGGCCAACACGTGTTCCACTTCGGATGTGCCGATACCATGAGCCAGAGCGCCAAACGCGCCATGGGTGGACGTGTGCGAGTCGCCGCAGACAACAGTCATGCCCGGCAAGGTCGCGCCTTCCTCGGGACCGATAACATGCACAATACCCTGGCGCACATCATTCATCGGGAAGTACGGCAGGCTGAAATCCTTCGCGTTGGCATCCAGGGTTTCCACCTGGGTGCGTGACACCGGGTCGGTAATGCCGCTGATACCGGCGCTGCGGTCCGTGGTCGGCACGTTATGATCCGGTGTCGCCAGAACCGTGTCGGTACGCCACGGCTTGCGCCCGGCCAGACGCAGCCCCTCAAACGCCTGCGGCGAGGTCACCTCGTGCACAAGGTGACGATCTATATAGATAAGGCAAGTGCCGTCATCATCGCAGCGCACCACGTGCGCATCCCATAATTTGTCGTACAAGGTCTTTCCAGGCATGTCAGGCCCTCCTTCCGGTTGCAGCCAGTATAGGGTTGACGTATAAATAACTCCAATTCATTTAATTCATCTATATTATTCTTTTTGGTTATGGATATAGCAGATCTGAAAGCACTGGTGGCGGTAGCCGAAACCGGCTCATTTTCCGAGGCGGCAGAGCGCCTGTTTATCACCCAACCGGCGGTGAGTAAACGCATCGCCGCGCTGGAAGCAGAGCTGGGCACGCCGTTGTTCGATCGCATTGGCCGGCACATCGAGCTCACTGAAACCGGCGCCGCGCTGCTGCCACGCAGCCGGGACATCCTGGCGCAAGTGGGTGATCTCAGGCGCCAGGCCGGCAACCTGGCCGTCACGGTATCAGGAAAGCTCAACATGGCCACCAGCCACCATATTGGCCTGCACAGGCTACCGCCGGCTTTGCGCCAGTACACGCAGGATTTTCCTCAAGTGGATTTGAACCTGGAGTTTCTTGCTTCCGAGGTGGCCTGCGAAGCGGTGTTGGCCGGGCGCCTGGAACTGGCCGTCGTCACCTTGCCCGCCAAACCCATCGCCCGCCTCGCCATG encodes:
- the leuC gene encoding 3-isopropylmalate dehydratase large subunit gives rise to the protein MPGKTLYDKLWDAHVVRCDDDGTCLIYIDRHLVHEVTSPQAFEGLRLAGRKPWRTDTVLATPDHNVPTTDRSAGISGITDPVSRTQVETLDANAKDFSLPYFPMNDVRQGIVHVIGPEEGATLPGMTVVCGDSHTSTHGAFGALAHGIGTSEVEHVLATQCLVQKKSKAMRVTVEGAVGDGVTAKDIVLAIIGEIGTAGGTGYAIEFAGQGIMDLSVEGRMTVCNMAIEAGARAGMVAVDDKTIDYFRDRPYSPKAEHWDMAVSQWRNLVSDADAVFDKEVVIDAAGIEPQVTWGTSPEMVVAVNDKVPNPADEQDSVKANGMKKALAYMGLEAGTAISDIRVDKVFIGSCTNSRIEDLRAAAAVAKGKKVAANVSQALVVPGSGLVKQQAEQEGLDKIFVEAGFEWREPGCSMCLAMNADRLEPGERCASTSNRNFEGRQGQGGRTHLVSPAMAAAAAVAGHFVDVRKVQGGAS
- the leuD gene encoding 3-isopropylmalate dehydratase small subunit codes for the protein MKKFATFSGIVAPMDRPNVDTDAIIPKQFLKSIKRSGFGPNLFDEWRYHDHGEPGMDNSTRPLNPDFVLNQPRYQGASILVARENFGCGSSREHAPWALEDYGFRVIIAPSFADIFFNNCFKNGVLPIVLDEAVVGQLFNDVELTEGYQLEVNLESQTIARPTGETISFDVDPFRKHCLVNGLDDIGLTLQHVDDIKAYEQRRKQEAPWLF
- a CDS encoding LysR family transcriptional regulator, whose amino-acid sequence is MDIADLKALVAVAETGSFSEAAERLFITQPAVSKRIAALEAELGTPLFDRIGRHIELTETGAALLPRSRDILAQVGDLRRQAGNLAVTVSGKLNMATSHHIGLHRLPPALRQYTQDFPQVDLNLEFLASEVACEAVLAGRLELAVVTLPAKPIARLAMAPVWPDPLALVVGQGHPLTGVANPGVAELVQFPAILPGPDTVTRSEVVRALGSQAKKLTVRMTSNYLEVLKTLTSIGLGWSALPETMIDDSLRVVHVNKITIKRRLGIVTHADRTLSNAARSMIETIRNAT